The window CACCAAATTgtaggtcccctgacatgatcttttttgcttttatataggtcttagtggtccccgaATATTATATCTGAATTCTTTTTACAAAATTAAATCTTGGAAAAATtcaattacagccactttgatccagtccaacaatgagatttccccaggatgcggcATTTCGCTGTCTATTGCTTTAAATACtattgaggaggagagaggcgggatttGTAGGAGAGCttcctatagaagttgagggggcatttgtggaaatgaccacaatgtttgctgcagacaggaagttgtgtcagtgtttttccagaaaataaattaaattaacataatcagaaggtttccgattcgaatcccgatccgccaaggtgtcactgagcaaattaccatccccacactcttgtcatgctgctcactgctcaccaagggtgatgggttaaaagcagaggacctaTTTCTTTGTGcacaccgtgtgttgtgctgcagtgtatcacaatgacaatcacttcactttcacctcaaaTGGGAGGTAAACTAAATGATGTCGCAatttccagatccgaccgctctaccgctctctgaatggccaaagcactatttacacctattgccatttcaagtcactgcaggaccatagggGAACTAGAATTAATGTTAACACTCACACAAAGTGAAAACTTTCattataggggacctttaaattccATGAATGTTGAAACTTTTGAATCTTTGACTGTTACATTGCACCACTACATTTCACTACGCTGTATAAGTGGCAAGTGTTGTTTCTCATATCTCCTCCAGGGCACCACGGAACGCTTGACCATGCACCTGGTAGAGGAACACTCGGTTGTGGACCCCACCTACATCGAGGACTTTTTGCTCACATACAGAACGTTCCTCTCCAGCCCCATGGTCGTTGGCAAGAAACTGCTGGAGTGGTTCCACGACCCAAGCCTCAGGGACAAGGTACGAGGATATTTGTTTCTGATTTTTTTAAGAATGTGCTCTGCACATCCTTACCATGAGCAACCATTAGCACAGGCTAAACCTAATCAGCGTAATTTAGACGTTGTGACCTCTAAAACAAAGGTGCTTTGCTGGGATGGAATCCAAATGTTTATCATGTTGGATACCTTAGAAAGTCTTTCAGCCAAACACAATGCAAGCTTGAATATTTGTCCTGGTCTCTTAAGTGTTGTTCCTTGTCTCAGTACTAAATAAGGtatcatgtgtatgtgtgtgtatatcctCAGGTTACACGAGTAGTCTTGCTGTGGGTGAACAATCACTTCAATGATTTTGAAGGAGACCCTGCTATGACTCACTTTCTTGAGGAGTTTGAGAACAATCTGGAGAGAGAGGTTTGTGTCTTTATCTGTGCTTTATCAGTCGATTCGACTCTGGACTCTGTAACTCggttcatttatatatttgtttactCGTGGCAGAAAATGTTCGGGCACTTACGACTGTTAAACATTGCCTGTGCGGCCAAAGCCAAGCTGAGGGTTGTGACTCTCACCAAGCCATCGCGGGAGGCACCGCTGGCCTTCACCCTGCTGGGTGGCTCGGAGAAGGGCTTCCGGATCTTCATCGACAGCGTGGAGGCAGGCAGCAAAGCTGCGGAAGCTGGCCTTAAACGGGGAGATCAGGTACCGCTCAACGGATTTTTGAACCTCTCTACCCTGAAATGTCACACAAAGTCACGGGGCTCGGGGTTAATATGGCAACGGCAGGCAGACATGCATTCACATCTGGAGTTTTCAAAGTAATAATAATGGTAGTAGTGTAATAGTGCCGTTTGTGACAACTGCGGCGTATTTAGCTGAGGAATTGCAGGGCAGGCTTCTGCCAAACATCCTGCCAGCTGTTGCCCAGAGGAAGCTGGTAACACGATATCCTGGGAAGCATTTCATCTATCAGTTGCTTGATTCTTGTCACGGGAAATGGGGCCAGGTCAGTTCATTTCTTGTCCTTACTCCACTTGCCCAGATgaatttttccccctttctgcTGTAAGTGGTGACACATTAACCCACGGTTTTCAAGTCCAGAGAAACAAACATGCAGTAATGCATACAATTTATTGCTCTGGGACTTGTGGGATTCAGTAGCAGTAGTTTCTGTAACGTACTGTAATTgaatttataatgttttaaacATGGTATGCACATTCTACTTCCTTTGTTTATGGATATGGAGGAAGTGTCAGGGTCAGAAAGCTTTCTTCCCGTTTTCCACTCAAGTTAAATAAGGGAGCTGTTCTGGGTTTGGTAATTGTTGGTTTCTCTGTAATATTACCCCTTTGGTCATTGAGTGCTGACTGACTATAAATGGACCAGGTTACAGTGTAATGGAGGCTGCAGCATGTTGTTTGTCTTGTGAACTGTTACCTTGGTGTGCCCTCAGATACTGGAAGTGAACGGACAGAACTTTGAGAACGTCCAGCTGTCCAAAGCCAATGAGATTCTGAGGAACAACACCCACCTGTCCATTACTGTGAAAACCAACCTCCTAGGTAGTTTTATAATACCATTCCACTTCAAGGATctttttcacaaataaataaagagatcAGCACACATGAGCACAGTAATACCACTGTGAAAAATATcctattttattacatattctTTTAGTAACttattttagaaatattttttggtGTTATATCCTGATATTCATTAACATTAAAGTTCAAAGTATCATGtcagttcatttttttgtgatgcatcTTTGAAAACTGCTACTGAAAATGACAATGATTCATATTATTACtgtcaaataatttaaaatgatctTGTACATCTTTATATTCTCATTCTTGTTGCCTCAGTGTTCAAAGAGCTGCTAGCTCGACCGGAACAGGACCACGAGCAGGACCACGATGACGAACTCGACCGCAAGAATGGTGCCCCGCACATCCCCAAGATCGGGGACATAAAGAAGGCAAGCCGCTATTCTATCCCAGATCTGGCCGTGGACGTGGAGCAGGTGATGGGACTAGAGAAAGCCAGCAAAAAAGCCAAAGCCAACACTGTGGGAGGCAGGAACAAACTGAAGAAGATCTTCGACAAGACGCTGACCAGTATTTTACCCCCAAAGCCATACAAGTAGGTCAAGTGGATTATCTGATCTACTGGACGAGTGGTTTTATTCTTAAAGAATGAGTGTATACaataagtatttatttttttgtcatcatcATTGCAAGTAGAGATAATTTGTGTTACTAATCATGTAGCTGTAATATGGACATGAGTGACATGGACCTGACACACTGCTGTCCCCACAGTGACGTCGGAGTCGGGCAGTCACAGGATGACAGCATTGTGGGCATGAAGCAGTCTAAACAGATCCCACCAGCACTGCCCGTCAGCGGCAACCTCTCCTCCAGCAACCCCGACCTGCTGCAGTCCCACCACCGGATCCTGGACTTCAACAACCAGCCAGGTGAGGGCGCCCTCCAAGCTCAGTTTCTGCTTGTGCCTACATCTTGTTGACAGTGTAGCAGCATGGCTGAtcctgtgtcctctgcatggtTTACacctttttgtgctttttttcagaGCCACTTCAGCTGAGTGAGTATTTAACCCTTGTGCGCTCTGCTGAACTGCTGGCTCctcttctgttttattaaaatcagaTCATGTCATACAATGTGATCAGAGCTCTTTGGACCGATTTGGACCGATTTTGTGTCATTACTGGTTGCTGCCATGTAATTAAAAAACGGCAAATCACTGAAGATCCACTTGTGTAAACAAGTGTTTGCCTGATAAACTCTGTCTAGTGTAGGTCAGTCTTTCTGTGTAGAAAAGTGGATACAGTGCAAATTAGATTTCATTACAGAGAGGTGTTAGAAGACCATGTACAGTAGAAGACCATGTACAGTATACATCTATATTAATGGGCCACAATATGTTCTATAGCTGCTTTTGATATGACATGCAGTTCTATAATGCAATAAGatagttatttattttacactttCTTTGACATAGCCATGCATTTGCCGTTAAACCATCCGAGACATTTATGTTGATATGTAGACCCCAGGATCAACTTAGGACTGTGATCTCTGTAGAAGAGTGTCTTTACCTTTTGTTGCTGCAGACTGCATTTTGTCGATGGCCGGTCCCTCAATCTTTTGGCTTTTCTCAGACATGTCCGACCAGGTGCTGCGGGTGTTTAAGGCTGACCAGCAGAGTCGTTACATCATGATCGGGAAGGACACCACGGCTAAAGAGGTGGTTGCCCAGGCCATCCGTGAGTTCGCCCTGACTGCCACGCCAGAGGCGTACTCTCTCTGCGAGGTGTCCGTCACACCCGAGGGTGTCATCAAACAACGCCGGCTGCCGGAGCAGCTCTCCAAGCTGGCCGACAGGATCCAGCTGAGTGGCAGGTATCTACCGCCTCACACACATTACGAGTCACACACTTGGCACGTGGGTCTGTATCTTACTACTGAAATCAATTTGAATTGGAATGTTAAATTGAGCCAACAAGCTTCAGCCAATGAGAACACTGGGTGAATgaaaccagaagaaccaggatcaaaccccacttactaacattgtgtccctgagcaagacccttaaccctgagtctgcagggggattgtccctgtcactactgattgtaagtccctttggataagggcgtctggtaaatgccaaaagtgtaaatgtctttttttttttttttttttaatatctgtgTGCTGATGTTCTTTGAAGGTACTACTTGAAGAGCAACATGGAGACGGAGACGCTGTGCTCAGACGAGGACGCGCAGGAGCTGCTGCGGGAGAGTCAGATCAGCctgctgcagctcagcacagTGGAGGTGGCCACGCAGCTGTCCATGCGTGCCTTCGAGCTCTTCTGCGCTATAGAGCCCACCGAGTACATCGACGACCTGTTCAAGCTGCGCTCGCGCAGCGGCGCCTCCAGCCTCAAGCGCTTCGAGGAGGCCATCAACCGCGAGACCTTCTGGGTGGCGTCGGAGGTGGTGCGTGAGCCCAACCAGCTCAAGCGCATGAAGATCGTCAAGCACTTTATCAAGATTGCGCTTCACTGCCGCGAGTGTAAAAACTTCAACTCCATGTTTGCCATCATCAGGTCAGCCACAGATCTAACTGAAATGTTAGTtctacattttttccccctcactttacctcacttttatttttttacattatttgacAGTGGCCTCAACCTGGCACCAGTGTCTCGGCTCAGAGGCACATGGGAAAAGCTGCCCAGTAAGTATGAGAAACTCTTCAGCGACCTGCAGGACCTTTTCGACCCGTCAAGGAACATGGCCAAGTATCGGAACGTTCTCAACAGCCAGAATTTGCAGCCTCCCATCATCCCCCTGTTCCCTGTCATCAAGAAAGACCTCACTTTCCTACATGAGGGTAAACAAACTTTACATGGCTGCGCCAGGCTGAATATTGAGTTAAAATTGGATCTGTTCGGTTAAATCCTCTGTAATTGTTTTGTTTACAAGTGTCATTAGTGTTATTTCCATATGGATGCTAGTTTCTAGGGGTGGGTCAAAAAATTGCTGCAGCACTGCAATACATTATAGTATATTTATAtagtatatttctttattaAGATAACAGTAAtcttataaataatattatatgtaAATTTATTTCTCCACAGTTTCAAATATGTGGAAATATATTAcaacaattatttttaaatttggaaatttttattttttatgattgcaATGCTCTATATTGAATATTGTCATATTGTCATAATCACAGACAACGAATACAATATGTTATCGATTATCTCTGATTGGTGCCTGAATTATGTTCTTTAACATCCACCCATTTCATGTACACTACCAATCAAAActctggacacacctactcatttataaGTCttgcatttttgacattatagaacaaaactgaagacacatatcaatgaaataacacacatgaggctATGCAATTacctccaaatcagggagcttttgctgtaaTGGAGTTCACACTTCTCTTCTCTTCATCACATTAAGTTGTACAACTGGGATCATTAtcagcagtcctgaaggtttatgctgaacactttcttatcattcaatcatgttaatgagcatctcatgaagcaccttttgatgattacaatagtgaacaaagcagctttGTTGGTACAAAGAGGCAACTCtggggaaaaaacagattcaacaAATACTTTTCGCATcggattatttaaaatggtgccatcttagtctccataacagCCACAGAGTAGGAACATCCAaaattttgactggtagtgtacgttccatatacagtataataaTCTTGTCTTgttgagtgattttttttttttaatttgtatcCGTGATACTCTGATTGTAGAATTTGCTTTTGTGGcttattaatttgttaaatgGTCTTCTCCTATTCTAAAACCGACTTTCCTGAAACACGTGACcacatattattttaattttagtgATTTTGCTGTTTAGTTAATAGCCTACTAGAACCATAAAGATCAGATTTATAGTCAGATTCACaacatattaaaatacttttctaTTTTTCATCTCAGGAAATGATTCAAAGGTGGACGGTCTGGTGAACTTCGAGAAGCTGAGGATGATCGCAAAAGAGATTAGGCACGTGGGCCGGATGGCAGCAGTCAACATGGACCCCGCCCTTATGTTCCGAACCAGGTACCCCTCCAAATTCCTCTACCCAATTGTTCATTCACCTGACATACAGACTCCCGGATCACTGTGAACGGCTGCGAACGACTCAGATCACTGGTCACCGTTAAATGACTAACACTTCTCCTCTGGGCAGGACTCTTCTGCAGCTGTTCTATTCGTGGCTGTGCTTTCCTGCTGTGTAGAACATTTCTTacatctgtgtgagtgtgtgtatgagagataCTGTGGGCTTTGATTTCACAATACTAAAGCCAGGGCACATAAAACACGTCTTCTTCGTGTTTGAAAATAGGCACACAAGAGGTACAAGGAGCTGTGATGCTAGTTAggtagtttttatttgtcatgcaGACAATGCTTGGGGTTATTATTTAGTGGTCTTATTGGTATTAAAattaatctgtgtgtgtttgcttagGAGGGTATCGTATAAGGAATCTTAAGTGTCTGTGGGCCTCTGGGTACTGCTTATCATTGGTGCTCTTGGTCTTTTCCCATCTAAGCGTGTCTCCCTCTGTTTCCTCTCCCTTTCCacatctctctctttatctctgtCCCTCCACACTCTGCCCCTCCCCAACCCTTCCCCTTGCTTCACTGTTCATGGCTCTCACTTACAGGAAGAAGAAATGGAGGAGTTTAGGGTAAGTCTGGAGACCTCTGACCCACGCCTTGCTCCCCGACTGCGTGCTCTACCTCCCTGCTTTCCCTTcgtattttcattcatttcttttcttcctcctgtttttttgcattgattaACTCTTCTGCTCTGGCTCCAAGGTTCAAGAGTGCGATTGCGATCACTTTTGCTAGTTGAGGTCATCAAAACCAGCACTCTAATTGTACTAGTGCAGAACAGTCCTTTATTAGAAACCTTTAAAAAACATCATTACTCATTAATTAGCAAAAGTGATCTGTGTAACTAGACCTATTACTATGTTACTTACAGCAtgcttttataattttttttttttacagtttggaCTGTTAggaaagagtgtgtgtttttactatttcatttcatttcaactaataaaacaaaagaaaacacacattccCCTTCTGGCAGGATGCCCCCTGATAGGCCTGTGCAAAAATATGCTCCCATCCCAATAATTATCCAGTTTTAAGTTCAAGAAACCCACCCTACACCACCCCGTCGCCTGGCTGGCTGACATCGGGAATGCATGGAATGTTCTAGAGCTGGGAGGAATGCGACCCCCTGCATGTCAACAAAACCAcccaccatgtttttttttcttctttctttctaaaGCAGACTATTttcagtaagtgtgtgtgtgtgttcaggtctTTGAGCCAGGGTAGTGCCAACGCAGCCGTCCTTGACGTCACACAGACAGGCGGACACAAGAAGCGAGTGAGGCGGAGCTCGTTCCTGAATGCTAAGAAGCTGTATGAAGATGCTCAGATGGCGCGGAAGGTGAAGCAGTACCTGTCCAACCTCACACTGGAAACAAACGAGGAGAGTCTGCAGACGCTGTCACTGCAGTGTGAACCCAGCATAAACACATGTGAGtttacacgctcacacacacacacacacacacacacacctgcactgaACATCCAATGATGCGTCCGCTCTCTTGTCTCCTGGCAACAGTGCCAAAGGGCTCCGGTGACAGGAAGAGGCCGGACACGTCGCCAGTTGTGTCACGGGCAGCCTCCCACCAGCGCCCACAGCCGCAGAAAGGCAACCAAGCGCTCCAAGTGCCCGCTGTCGCCCTCTACCCTTCCCGCAAGAAAGTACCCGTCAAAGACCTGCCTCCCTTTGGTGAGGAATAGCTTTTGGCAcgtttatatacatttttatataaattattttgttttgagTCATATTGAGATTATTAGTgaccattaatatatatatatatatatttaattagtGATCAGTAGTTTCCAACCACAGACCGTACACAGTGCTAATTGCTTTCAATTTGTACCATACTTTGCATTTGTATTGCATTATATCTTAGGGTTTAGCAATGGCCTTGTGGCCCTTTAGATGTGTCCTCATTGACTTTGTTGCTGATTTTGCACTGTGCCCACATTAGGCACCAGTTCACCTCAGTCACTGAAGAAGATCCTGTCTCTGTCGGAGGAGGGCAGCGAGAGACACAGGAGGCAAACGGAGGACACGGCTTCCAACGCCTCATCGCAGCTGTCCTCTCCCCCAACGTCTCCACACAGTTCACCCAAaaaaggtacacacacatatacacatgcgCATATGTGCAGACACTGTGCTGTAGTGTGAGTGGCATCGTACAACAAAATCACACTCAAATACCCTCCTGCATCTACTTATTCTTTTTAGAAAAAGTAAGTTGTCTTTTCGTCTTTGAAAATCTACACACTCATCACATGCATGATCTGCTGGTGCCTGTATCAGTCACACATGCTCATAAACGTCAACGAATGCTTATGCGCACGAATAACGGTCTTATATTGAttactgccctctagtggtgaaGCAGTGCTTCgcaacatctcacacacacaaagccaggtATTGCTACTAAGCAGCTCCCTACTACAGATACTGCCATTCTGTCAAATGTTCATTACCCTGCTAAATCACTGCAtgcctttttcatttgcatgcagCAGCTTCACTGTCTCAGAGAAGCCACAGTGTCAGGAGTTTTACCTCACACTGTAAAACAATCGCCACAGGTAACTGGCTGGCCTGACCTGACGGACAGGACACTTCACCCCAGTTCCAAAACAAGCGCTTCACTCCAGTTTCATATCACTGAGGCCAATATTTATCCTCCTATAATTCAGCTCTAGTGGTCCTGATGATATTGCAACAAATCGTTGTGAAGTTGGAGTGAAACTGAAGTCCTCTAGCACAGTAGATCTCACTCCCATTCCTGAAGGACCCACAGGAGGTTTatttcccaactttttttaaGTTAGTGATCAATGACAACAAGGGTTACTGCGGGAACTGGAACTGAGAACCTTAGCTCTAGCAAAACAAAGGATTGTCGCATTTAGTTGCTTTCATAGATACAATAGAGCGGTTTCATGCTGggttagggtgtgtgtgtgtgtgtgtgtgtgtgtgggtgagtagAATGTCGAATGCTGTCTTTTCATGGTCTTTCAGGTCTTTTCATaatgatgaatattttaaaatcatttttagaacaattttaatttcagttttgagtttcagttttattcatcTGGTGCTTGGGACAACATAAAACTTTCTGCCTGTGTCCGTCTCCAGGTTACAGCCGGGCGGGGGATAACCTGTCGGACTCTGGACACAGTGAGATCTCCTCACGATCCAGTCTGGTCAGCACCTCCTCTCTGGACATGACTCACGATGAGCGGAGACTCCGGTATGGAGGGGTCATGGAGGGTCACAGTGGGGGTCCAAGACTAGAGCGCAGAGCCACGGCAGACCCAGACCAGTATAGCCTTGGGTAAGGTTCATTAAGATGATGCCTTAACCTCACAGTTTCATT of the Denticeps clupeoides chromosome 18, fDenClu1.1, whole genome shotgun sequence genome contains:
- the rapgef2b gene encoding rap guanine nucleotide exchange factor 2 isoform X5 produces the protein MASYVDNRFRQAVIKNPAERTQQDLEIVYSYLHGMEALSNLREHQLRMMCETVRYERHEANEVLYYPDDIGSCWYILLSGSVFIKESMFLPRSSFGKRSAGSLRRGCECIVLEPSEMIVVDYMDENEEYFQRQASHRQSRRRFRKINQKGERQTIIDTVDPYPTGKPPVARGYHTECTKAQQLPADFSRLHLADGLHPQVTHVSSSHSGCSITSDSGSSSLSDIYQATESEPGDMDLSGLPETAVDSEEDDDEEDIERASDPLMSRDIVRDCLEKDPMDRTDDDIEQLLEFMHQLPAFANMTMSVRRELCAVMVFAVVERAGTVVLNDGEELDSWSVILNGSVEVTYPEGRTETLCMGNSFGVSPTMEKEYMKGVMKTKVDDCQFVCIAQQDYCCILNQVEKNMQKVEEEGEIVMVKEHRELDRTGTRKGHIVIKGTTERLTMHLVEEHSVVDPTYIEDFLLTYRTFLSSPMVVGKKLLEWFHDPSLRDKVTRVVLLWVNNHFNDFEGDPAMTHFLEEFENNLEREKMFGHLRLLNIACAAKAKLRVVTLTKPSREAPLAFTLLGGSEKGFRIFIDSVEAGSKAAEAGLKRGDQILEVNGQNFENVQLSKANEILRNNTHLSITVKTNLLVFKELLARPEQDHEQDHDDELDRKNGAPHIPKIGDIKKASRYSIPDLAVDVEQVMGLEKASKKAKANTVGGRNKLKKIFDKTLTSILPPKPYNDVGVGQSQDDSIVGMKQSKQIPPALPVSGNLSSSNPDLLQSHHRILDFNNQPDMSDQVLRVFKADQQSRYIMIGKDTTAKEVVAQAIREFALTATPEAYSLCEVSVTPEGVIKQRRLPEQLSKLADRIQLSGRYYLKSNMETETLCSDEDAQELLRESQISLLQLSTVEVATQLSMRAFELFCAIEPTEYIDDLFKLRSRSGASSLKRFEEAINRETFWVASEVVREPNQLKRMKIVKHFIKIALHCRECKNFNSMFAIISGLNLAPVSRLRGTWEKLPSKYEKLFSDLQDLFDPSRNMAKYRNVLNSQNLQPPIIPLFPVIKKDLTFLHEGNDSKVDGLVNFEKLRMIAKEIRHVGRMAAVNMDPALMFRTRSLSQGSANAAVLDVTQTGGHKKRVRRSSFLNAKKLYEDAQMARKVKQYLSNLTLETNEESLQTLSLQCEPSINTLPKGSGDRKRPDTSPVVSRAASHQRPQPQKGNQALQVPAVALYPSRKKVPVKDLPPFGTSSPQSLKKILSLSEEGSERHRRQTEDTASNASSQLSSPPTSPHSSPKKAASLSQRSHSVRSFTSHCKTIATGYSRAGDNLSDSGHSEISSRSSLVSTSSLDMTHDERRLRYGGVMEGHSGGPRLERRATADPDQYSLGSYSSIQDCRALYTGATVLSSPSSEELTQDQGDRVSLDAADSGRGSWTSCSSGSHDNIQTMQQGRSWEALAEGAGLWAGRGSWASASSSSSAACWGEDSEGDTGTIKRRGGKDVSADPETSSITSTGSEESKQHSRRPSPITAGNAKGAITRKDGRYRDPPPTPPGYTALTISDFAEGQPHSGRRPPDYTTALQRSRLVTHSPDSQLPQSGKPAGATADGRLRHAHSRGDEDEHEAEGEEEEEEGESMSPKLRAQREAAHTSVSTRPV